In a genomic window of Anoplopoma fimbria isolate UVic2021 breed Golden Eagle Sablefish chromosome 6, Afim_UVic_2022, whole genome shotgun sequence:
- the ciao2b gene encoding cytosolic iron-sulfur assembly component 2B, with translation MSGGTQLENANPMVFQRSGDRLLTANDEDEDVHDPIDHREIFDLIRSISDPEHPLSLEELNVVEQVRVKVNDAESMVGIEFTPTIPHCSMATLIGLSIKVKLLRSLPDRFKIDVHITPGTHASEEAVNKQLADKERVAAALENSSLLEVVNQCLTPNRGI, from the exons ATGTCTGGAGGAACCCAACTGGAGAACGCGAACCCCATGGTGTTCCAGCGGTCCGGAGACAGACTGCTGACCGCGAACGACGAGGATGAAGACGTCCACGACCCCATCGACCACAGGGAGATCTTCG ATCTGATCAGATCCATCAGCGACCCCGAGCATCCTCTGTCTCTGGAGGAGCTCAATGTGGTGGAGCAGGTCCGAGTCAAG GTTAATGACGCAGAGAGCATGGTGGGCATTGAGTTCACGCCTACAATCCCCCACTGCAGCATGGCAACACTCATTGGTCTGTCAATCAAAGTCAAGCTGCTACGCTCTCTGCCAGACAGGTTCAAg ATTGATGTTCACATCACTCCCGGGACTCACGCCTCAGAGGAAGCAG TGAACAAACAGCTGGCCGACAAAGAGAGGGTTGCTGCAGCTCTGGAGAACTCGTCGCTGCTGGAGGTGGTCAACCAGTGCCTGACCCCCAACAGGGGCATCTGA
- the wipf1b gene encoding WAS/WASL-interacting protein family member 1, producing MPAPPPPPPPGPPPPPTFSSANTQKPSLNRSDQNGRSALLSDICGGSRLKKTVTCDRSGPLLDKPKGGGGGGGGGGGGGGGGGGGGGGGGGGGAGLGGLFAGGMPKLRSAGSSGRNDSAPSRGPVLPPGGRSCGPTPFGGGGGSTGPPKLPGAPAGGRGSFPDLPKGRPSLSSRQDTPGGPPPPVPSTPRPNQGFQPRGGLPPPALPGGPRPSPSSGPTPRGLPSGRHGPLPPPPGGSSAGPRPGFSAPPHPAPNSSRPSFPPTAGGRPPLPDDRPPPPPVGGHRPSMPRDVPPPPPSINSKPSSSVSSSSPSRPSVGGGAPPLPPGRPGPPPLPPSPAGGDDHSTPRLPQRNLSLNSIAPSPQHGRAGPLPPPPNERPPSLGRNQSSTRTGPLPPPPPTGRVSGGGSVRSSPAPSPIGRPGPEPPRGGPGGRPPLPPDRPGVGGPLPPPPPMGNGFQNSHHNQIQDEWESRFTFHPVSDLPPPEPYVSFQKTYPSKIGKSDGRGSGKKERGAPPLPPIPR from the exons atgccagcccctcctcccccaccacccccggggcctccccctccacccacctTTTCCTCT GCCAACACACAGAAGCCATCTCTCAACCGCTCAGATCAAAATGGAAGGTCCGCTCTGCTGTCCGACATCTGTGGTGGATCTAGATTAAAGAAAACCGTTACCTGTGACCGCAGTGGACCTTTGCTGGACA AAcctaaaggaggaggaggaggaggaggaggaggaggaggaggaggcggtggcggtggtggcggaggtggcggcggcggcggcggaggtGCTGGTTTAGGAGGCCTGTTTGCAGGAGGGATGCCAAAACTGAGGTCTGCAGGAAGCAGTGGTAGAAATg ACTCAGCACCGAGCCGAGGACCGGTGCTCCCCCCAGGAGGTCGCTCTTGTGGCCCCACCCCCTTCGGTGGGGGTGGAGGCTCAACTGGACCACCTAAGCTCCCAGGAGCCCCTGCTGGTGGCCGTGGCAGCTTCCCTGATCTTCCAAAGGGTAGACCGAGTCTCTCATCCAGACAAGACACTCCGGGAGGCCCCCCTCCTCCTGTACCCAGCACACCTCGACCAAACCAGGGCTTCCAGCCTCGTGGAGGACTTCCTCCGCCAGCCCTCCCTGGCGGACCCAGGCCCAGCCCGTCTTCTGGACCAACACCTCGTGGTCTTCCATCAGGGAGGCACGGacctctccctcccccaccAGGAGGCTCCTCAGCTGGGCCAAGACCAGGGTTCTCTGCACCTCCTCATCCAGCcccaaacagcagcagacctTCCTTTCCGCCAACTGCTGGAGGGAGGCCTCCGCTTCCTGACGACCGACCCCCACCGCCACCCGTTGGAGGTCATCGCCCGTCTATGCCCCGCGATgtgccccctccccctccctccatcaacTCCAAGCCTTCCTCCTcggtctcttcctcctccccctctcgtCCCTCAGTCGGTGGGGGTGCGCCACCTCTCCCGCCGGGACGACCGGGCCCCCCTCCTCTCCCGCCCTCCCCCGCTGGAGGGGACGACCACAGCACCCCTCGTCTGCCCCAAAGGAACCTGTCACTCAACAG CATTGCTCCATCTCCACAACACGGTCGGGCAGGACCTCTCCCCCCTCCACCAAACGAGAGACCGCCATCTCTCGGAAGGAACCAGTCCTCCACACGCACAG gccctcttcctccccctcctcccacaGGTCGTGTATCGGGAGGCGGCAGTGTGAGGTCATCACCCGCTCCTTCTCCCATTGGTCGGCCAGGCCCGGAGCCCCCCCGCGGTGGACCCGGCGGTagacctcctcttcctccggaCCGGCCGGGTGTCGGAGGgccccttcctcctccaccacccatGGGTAACGGCTTCCAGAACTCCCACCACAACCAGATACAGG aTGAGTGGGAGAGTCGCTTCACGTTCCATCCGGTCTCGGACCTTCCTCCACCTGAGCCCTACGTGTCCTTCCAGAAGACTTACCCCAGCAAGATCGGCAAGTCGGACGGCAGAG GTTCTGgtaaaaaggagagaggagccccccctcttcctcctatACCCAGGTGA